In a single window of the Papaver somniferum cultivar HN1 chromosome 8, ASM357369v1, whole genome shotgun sequence genome:
- the LOC113301457 gene encoding uncharacterized protein LOC113301457: MCNQGFGLSSSSTTATTSETLMDTPANITPSSPEEQQKLKMLCSFGGSILPRPQDGKLRYVGGETRIVSLNRDISYEELLLKMKDFFELANLIKYQQPDEDLDALVSVVNDDDVTNMMEEYDKLGSGDGFTRLRIFLFNSTAITDNNHHHQFNDSLSASLAHFEITGSTVDDRGETERRYVDALNSLNDSPEHHQFRRQQSPDSPPAPPPPPLVVGNNHDQYFNQVNLDFGIHSNNNNQQRNCEVNSLQFNNLRQLTIPRQGQQQLETPWSPGYFSPRYPGSPSSSRYRMQYGEVLPEQQMGPPQYEQHQSPFLENVVWLPPGAVPVDKGGFPGNLSSAQSVTDGGHSSICDNCRVTFQRGQNLPESARYTDSRWKQQPHIEPPPSMGNEYHQFANPCVQCTHSREGYVINSDGRLDHGVYPREHNDPQSFYNDAHSHERGWAMHHQMNNRGDEPRAHISGAGRMNEHYLVDGSGMNLPPLHGNSGDGHQMPSTCVSHEDPRYIRIGPELGNEGFHEQSLSGVRPQIHIPTPEDRGVRYGNVPAVYGADNLYQVSHAPAPVPVPAPVLASSPTPALWIKVRNPMQSVSSYEALNMLPQGNGSGYVRGVQQSSPSFHNGLDSPNPWAGNQQQTFGFDGSAAPPAEFVHGYASKLNMNTIGQDNLHPFTADLVCPATDRLELANPAEPVPQVYSPPAASEGRILSATVSTHSHCLPNLTDTFGPVSPEEKSSPEGGHGTTSFSKAENLDTQNNSSPGRSDVNKKGEAGLDSKDLLTSTLESVENMKLGETHDSNPIDPKELSIKRLSFLPELIASVKKAALEGVEEVKAGVEEGEVVGDLDSSAKEAASKEHESVNMHDVEVDSDSEHKNISKIEPTKAEEEALARGLQTIRNDDLEEIRELGSGTYGAVFHGKWKGSDVAVKRIKASCFAGRPSERERLIADFWKEALILSSLHHPNVVSFYGIVRDGPDGSLATVTEFMINGSLKQFIQKKDRTIDRRKRLIIAMDAAFGMEYLHAKNIVHFDLKCENLLVNMRDPHRPVCKIGDLGLSKVKQQTLVSGGVRGTLPWMAPELLSGKSNMVTEKIDVYSFGIVMWELLTGEEPYADMHCASLIGGIVHNSLRPEIPSWCDPEWKALMETCWASEPGERPSFSEISQRLRKMSAAINVK, translated from the exons ATGTGTAATCAAGGATTCGGATTGTCATCATCGTCAACAACAGCAACGACATCCGAGACGCTAATGGATACTCCGGCCAATATAACACCTTCATCACCAGAAGAACAACAGAAACTGAAGATGTTATGTAGTTTCGGTGGAAGTATATTACCAAGACCGCAAGATGGTAAATTAAGATACGTAGGAGGGGAAACAAGAATTGTAAGTTTAAATAGAGATATAAGTTATGAAGAATTATTGTTAAAAATGAAAGATTTCTTCGAATTAGCTAATTTAATCAAGTATCAACAaccagatgaagatcttgatgcTTTAGTATCAGttgttaatgatgatgatgttacTAATATGATGGAGGAATATGATAAACTTGGTTCTGGTGATGGTTTTACTCGTCTGAGGATATTTCTATTCAATTCTACTGCTATTACTGATAATAATCACCATCACCAGTTTAATGATTCTTTATCTGCTTCATTAGCTCATTTTGAAATAACAGGGTCTACAGTTGATGATAGAGGAGAGACCGAAAGAAGGTACGTTGATGCCTTAAATAGTTTAAATGATAGTCCTGAGCATCATCAGTTTAGAAGACAACAATCACCTGATTCACCACCAgccccaccaccaccgcctcttGTTGTTGGTAACAATCACGATCAGTATTTTAATCAAGTTAATTTGGATTTTGGAATTCATAGTAACAATAATAATCAGCAGAGGAATTGTGAAgttaattcgttacaatttaataaCTTAAGACAACTTACGATCCCTCGGCAAGGACAACAACAGCTTGAGACTCCATGGAGTCCTGGTTATTTTTCTCCAAGGTATCCTGGTTCTCCGTCGTCTAGTCGTTATCGAATGCAATATGGAGAAGTGTTACCAGAACAACAGATGGGTCCTCCACAATATGAACAACACCAATCTCCATTCCTTGAAAATGTTGTATGGCTTCCACCAGGAGCTGTACCAGTTGACAAGGGTGGTTTTCCAGGGAATTTGAGCAGTGCCCAAAGTGTTACGGACGGGGGACATAGTAGTATCTGTGATAATTGCAGAGTGACTTTTCAAAGGGGGCAGAATTTGCCTGAATCTGCTCGTTATACTGATTCGCGCTGGAAGCAACAACCACATATAGAACCACCACCAAGTATGGGAAATGAATATCATCAGTTTGCCAATCCTTGTGTCCAGTGTACACATAGTAGGGAGGGTTATGTAATTAATTCTGACGGAAGGTTGGATCATGGGGTTTACCCTAGAGAGCACAATGATCCACAGTCTTTCTATAACGATGCTCACAGTCATGAGAGAGGATGGGCAATGCACCACCAAATGAATAATCGTGGAGACGAACCAAGAGCACATATATCTGGAGCTGGAAGGATGAATGAACACTATCTTGTAGATGGTTCTGGTATGAATCTCCCTCCTTTACATGGTAATAGTGGTGATGGACATCAGATGCCTTCCACTTGTGTCAGCCACGAAGATCCACGCTACATTCGAATAGGACCGGAATTGGGGAACGAGGGGTTTCATGAACAGTCTCTGAGTGGTGTTAGGCCTCAAATTCATATTCCCACCCCTGAAGATCGTGGGGTCAGGTACGGGAACGTACCTGCTGTTTATGGAGCTGATAATCTTTATCAAGTATCACATGCACCTGCACCAGTTCCAGTGCCGGCACCAGTGCTCGCATCTTCACCAACACCAGCTTTGTGGATAAAGGTGCGGAACCCGATGCAAAGTGTATCATCTTATGAAGCGCTGAATATGTTGCCGCAAGGCAATGGCTCGGGATATGTAAGGGGTGTGCAGCAGAGCAGTCCTAGCTTTCATAATGGGTTGGACAGTCCAAACCCTTGGGCTGGGAATCAACAgcagacatttggttttgatggatcTGCAGCCCCACCTGCAGAATTTGTCCATGGCTATGCTTCAAAGTTGAATATGAACACAATTGGTCAAGATAATCTACATCCATTTACTGCTGACCTTGTTTGTCCTGCAACTGATAGGTTGGAGTTAGCTAATCCAGCTGAACCTGTACCCCAGGTGTATTCTCCTCCAGCTGCAAGTGAAGGGAGAATTCTTTCTGCAACTGTTTCAACGCATAGCCATTGTCTCCCAAATTTAACTGATACTTTTGGACCAGTATCTCCAGAGGAGAAAAGCTCTCCTGAAGGGGGTCATGGAACGACCTCTTTCAGCAAGGCCGAAAACTTGGATACTCAAAATAACTCTTCTCCTGGCAGAAGTGATGTGAATAAGAAAGGAGAGGCAGGTTTGGATTCAAAGGATCTGTTGACTTCTACGCTAGAGAGTGTCGAGAATATGAAACTTGGCGAAACTCACGACTCCAATCCAATTGATCCCAAGGAGCTCTCTATTAAACGTTTGAGTTTTTTACCTGAGTTGATTGCATCAGTGAAAAAGGCTGCATTAGAAGGCGTGGAGGAGGTGAAAGCTGGAGTGGAGGAAGGAGAAGTTGTGGGTGATTTGGATTCTTCAGCGAAGGAAGCAGCTTCTAAAGAACATGAATCTGTT AATATGCATGATGTGGAGGTTGACTCTGACAGCGAGCACAAAAACATTTCCAAGATCGAGCCAACAAAGGCCGAGGAAGAAGCCTTGGCTAGAGGGTTACAG ACAATAAGAAATGATGATCTTGAGGAAATTCGTGAATTGGGTTCTGGAACATATGGTGCTGTTTTTCATGGGAAATGGAAAGGTTCCGATGTAGCTGTCAAACGAATAAAGGCTAGTTGCTTTGCAGGGAGGCCGTCTGAGAGAGAACGTTTG ATTGCTGATTTCTGGAAGGAGGCCTTGATTCTCAGTTCATTGCATCATCCGAACGTTGTTTCGTTTTATGGTATAGTTCGTGACGGTCCCGACGGATCTCTAGCTACTGTAACTGAGTTCATGATTAATGGATCTTTGAAACAATTTATACAGAAGAAAGACAG AACTATTGATCGTCGCAAGAGGCTCATTATAGCTATGGATGCCGCGTTTGGGATGGAGTACTTGCATGCAAAGAACATTGTTCATTTTGATTTGAAGTGTGAGAATCTTCTAGTCAATATGAGAGATCCTCATAGACCTGTTTGCAAG ATTGGTGATTTGGGCTTATCAAAAGTAAAGCAACAAACATTGGTGTCAGGAGGTGTTCGGGGAACGCTTCCATGGATGGCACCTGAACTTCTTAGTGGGAAAAGCAACATGGTAACTGAGAAG ATTGATGTGTATTCATTTGGAATCGTCATGTGGGAATTACTTACGGGCGAGGAACCATATGCGGATATGCATTGTGCTTCTCTGATTG GGGGGATTGTTCATAATTCGTTGCGTCCTGAGATTCCATCATGGTGCGATCCTGAGTGGAAAGCTTTGATGGAAACTTGTTGGGCTTCTGAACCAGGGG